Proteins encoded together in one Shewanella oneidensis MR-1 window:
- a CDS encoding type I secretion system permease/ATPase, whose amino-acid sequence MPVTASEKVEQWTISASQRVIVDPLLDCLVLLTEHFGNPCSSDSLAAGLPLSGAVLTPDLLPQAASRAGLAAKLSRKGLNEISPILLPCILLLKDKKACILREFDLESDRAVIQLPETGGEEILTIESLETLYVGYLFLVKQEYRGDMGFDVYLHDNKTHWLVQTLKDSAPIYRDALIASVLVNIFALVSPLFIMNVYDKVVPNLAFDSLWVLAIGASIAYLFDLVMRQLRSYLIDVAGKKVDIIVSSRLFAKAIGIPLEKRSPSIGGMAKQLGEFDSIREILTSATITTLVDLPFALFFLIVIYIVAGDLAVIPVVGGMIIIGFTLYTQPKLKAAIEEGNKFSSLKHGHLIESLSALESIKANGAEGIVQKSWQQMIGHSANWQLKSKKLSNSVSNTANFIVQFTVVCVVILGVYRVSDNLISMGGIIAAVMLSSRAIAPMAQLAGLMTRANHTASALRQLNELMLQEDEFENKGHLVSKQRLIGKINADHVGFSYPGSEKPVLHPLSLTINPGERIAIIGRNGSGKSTLAKLLVGLFQPTTGSLRYDGVDSAQIHPSDLRRNFGYLPQDVTLFHGTIRDNILFGTRQVTEHQLIRAVQLSGVSQFTHLEAEGLDQQVGEGGMSLSRGQRQTVALARATLNDPPVLLMDEPTASLDARAEQQFIRSMQNVSKDRTLLLITHKMHLLQLVDRIIVLERGHVVADGPKAEVLEKLNFGLVNGGAKNE is encoded by the coding sequence GTGCCTGTTACAGCGTCTGAAAAGGTTGAGCAGTGGACAATTTCTGCATCACAGCGAGTTATTGTTGACCCACTGCTAGATTGTTTAGTGCTTCTTACTGAACATTTTGGTAATCCATGCTCAAGTGATTCACTTGCGGCGGGCTTGCCTTTGTCTGGAGCAGTGTTAACACCCGATCTGCTTCCACAAGCAGCATCTCGAGCAGGGTTAGCGGCAAAATTATCTCGTAAAGGCTTAAATGAGATATCGCCAATATTGCTACCTTGTATTTTGTTATTAAAAGATAAGAAAGCCTGTATTCTGCGAGAATTTGACCTCGAATCTGACCGTGCAGTCATCCAACTTCCTGAGACTGGCGGGGAAGAAATACTCACAATAGAATCGCTTGAAACTCTGTATGTGGGCTATCTATTCCTCGTTAAGCAAGAATATCGTGGCGACATGGGGTTCGATGTCTATTTACACGACAATAAAACTCACTGGTTAGTCCAAACCTTAAAGGACTCTGCCCCAATTTACCGTGATGCTTTAATTGCCTCGGTTCTCGTGAATATTTTCGCGTTAGTCTCGCCGCTGTTTATCATGAATGTGTACGATAAAGTTGTACCTAACCTTGCATTTGACTCCCTGTGGGTGTTAGCGATTGGTGCCTCTATTGCCTATTTATTTGACCTTGTTATGCGGCAATTAAGAAGCTACTTAATTGATGTGGCAGGTAAAAAAGTAGATATCATCGTATCATCTCGCCTCTTTGCCAAAGCAATTGGCATACCGCTTGAAAAACGCTCGCCCAGCATCGGCGGGATGGCTAAACAACTGGGTGAATTTGATAGCATCCGAGAAATTTTAACCTCAGCCACCATAACGACCTTAGTCGATCTGCCCTTTGCGCTCTTTTTCCTGATCGTGATTTATATTGTTGCTGGCGATTTAGCGGTGATACCTGTGGTTGGCGGTATGATCATCATTGGCTTTACACTCTATACCCAACCCAAATTAAAAGCGGCGATTGAGGAAGGTAATAAGTTTTCCAGCTTAAAACACGGGCATTTGATTGAGAGCCTATCTGCACTTGAGTCGATTAAAGCCAACGGCGCTGAAGGAATTGTTCAAAAAAGCTGGCAACAGATGATCGGCCACAGTGCAAACTGGCAATTAAAATCCAAAAAACTCTCAAATTCCGTATCGAATACTGCCAATTTTATCGTGCAATTTACCGTAGTATGCGTGGTTATTTTAGGGGTTTACCGCGTTTCAGATAACCTAATTTCCATGGGTGGGATCATTGCTGCGGTAATGTTATCAAGCCGCGCCATTGCACCAATGGCACAGTTAGCTGGATTAATGACGCGGGCCAACCATACTGCCAGCGCACTGCGCCAGCTCAATGAGTTAATGCTGCAAGAAGACGAGTTTGAAAATAAAGGCCACTTAGTCAGTAAACAGCGTTTAATAGGCAAAATAAACGCCGACCACGTTGGATTTAGTTATCCAGGCTCTGAAAAACCCGTGCTTCACCCGCTCTCATTAACCATCAATCCAGGTGAGCGTATTGCGATTATCGGCCGCAATGGTTCTGGTAAGAGTACCTTAGCCAAACTTCTCGTCGGACTCTTCCAACCAACAACTGGTAGCCTACGTTACGATGGTGTCGATTCGGCGCAAATTCATCCTAGCGATCTACGCCGTAATTTTGGTTATTTGCCGCAGGATGTCACCCTATTTCATGGCACGATCAGAGATAACATTCTCTTTGGTACTCGCCAAGTGACAGAGCATCAGCTTATCCGTGCGGTGCAGCTTTCAGGTGTCAGTCAATTTACGCACTTGGAAGCTGAAGGCCTAGATCAACAGGTTGGTGAAGGTGGAATGTCTCTTAGCCGCGGACAACGGCAAACCGTCGCCCTTGCCCGAGCGACCCTTAATGACCCACCCGTATTGTTGATGGATGAGCCTACTGCGAGTTTAGATGCTCGGGCAGAACAACAGTTTATTCGCTCAATGCAAAATGTCAGCAAGGATAGAACTCTGCTGCTAATCACTCACAAAATGCATTTATTACAATTGGTTGACCGTATTATTGTGCTTGAAAGGGGCCATGTTGTTGCTGATGGTCCTAAAGCTGAAGTGTTGGAAAAACTCAATTTTGGCCTTGTTAACGGAGGCGCTAAAAATGAGTAA
- a CDS encoding HlyD family type I secretion periplasmic adaptor subunit, which produces MSKNLTANDLDMVDDVYGAMMTDAPSGHRLIIWALAAMVACFLLWAGFAELDTVTTGSGKVIPSSQVQVIQSLDGGIMQELFVRDGDLVTKGQPLVRIDDTRFRSDFAQQEQEVFGLKTNAIRMRAELDSILISDMTSDWREQVKITKKDLVFPDSIIQAEPALVKRQQEEYSGRLDNLSNQLEILVRQIQQRQQEIDDLASKTTTLTTSMQLISRELELTRPLAKKGIVPEVELLKLERAVNDAQGELNSLRLLRPKLKAALDEAILKRREAVFVYAADLRAQLNETQTRLSRMNEAQVGAQDKVSKAIITSPVNGTIKTVHINTLGGVVQPGVDIIEIVPSEDQLLIETKILPKDIAFLHTGLPAVVKVTAYDFTRYGGLKGTVEHISADTSQDEEGNSFYLIKVRTEESSLIKDDGTQMPIIPGMLTTVDVITGQRSILEYILNPILRAKDTALRER; this is translated from the coding sequence ATGAGTAAAAACCTAACGGCAAATGATTTAGACATGGTTGATGACGTTTATGGCGCCATGATGACAGATGCACCTAGTGGGCATAGGCTCATCATATGGGCTTTAGCCGCCATGGTTGCCTGCTTTCTACTATGGGCTGGTTTTGCCGAACTCGATACAGTAACCACGGGTTCGGGTAAAGTGATCCCTTCTTCTCAAGTGCAAGTTATTCAAAGCCTTGATGGCGGGATCATGCAAGAGCTGTTTGTTCGAGACGGTGATCTTGTCACTAAAGGCCAACCACTCGTTCGGATTGATGATACGCGTTTTCGCTCTGATTTTGCCCAGCAGGAGCAAGAAGTCTTTGGTTTAAAGACGAATGCAATCCGTATGCGCGCAGAGTTAGATAGCATACTCATATCGGATATGACTTCCGACTGGCGTGAACAAGTCAAAATCACCAAAAAAGACTTAGTGTTTCCCGACAGTATTATTCAGGCAGAGCCTGCCCTCGTGAAAAGGCAGCAGGAAGAATATAGCGGTCGTTTAGATAATCTGAGTAACCAACTGGAAATTCTGGTTCGTCAAATCCAGCAAAGACAGCAAGAAATTGATGATCTCGCATCAAAAACAACGACGTTAACAACCAGTATGCAGTTGATTTCTAGGGAATTAGAACTCACTCGACCACTCGCTAAAAAAGGAATTGTGCCCGAGGTTGAACTGCTAAAACTTGAACGCGCAGTTAACGATGCGCAAGGTGAGTTAAATTCATTACGACTGCTGAGACCGAAGCTTAAAGCAGCATTAGACGAAGCGATATTAAAGCGACGTGAAGCGGTATTTGTTTACGCGGCGGACCTGCGGGCACAGCTTAACGAAACACAAACCCGTTTATCCCGAATGAATGAAGCTCAGGTGGGAGCTCAGGATAAGGTAAGTAAAGCGATTATCACCTCCCCCGTAAACGGCACCATTAAGACAGTGCATATCAACACCTTAGGTGGTGTAGTTCAACCAGGGGTTGATATCATTGAAATCGTCCCCTCTGAAGACCAATTACTAATAGAAACCAAGATCTTACCTAAGGATATTGCGTTTTTACATACAGGTTTACCTGCAGTAGTTAAGGTAACGGCCTATGACTTTACCCGCTACGGTGGGCTCAAAGGTACAGTCGAGCATATAAGTGCCGATACCTCACAGGATGAAGAAGGAAATAGCTTCTACCTTATAAAGGTCAGAACCGAAGAATCGAGTTTGATAAAAGACGATGGCACACAGATGCCAATTATACCGGGGATGTTAACAACCGTTGACGTCATCACCGGACAAAGATCCATTCTTGAGTACATTTTAAATCCAATTTTAAGGGCTAAGGACACAGCGCTCAGAGAGCGTTAA
- the aggA gene encoding type I protein secretion system protein AggA, with translation MKTLVRRQFQCSKIAVLLSAILLPLSAQSQTLEQAVAHTLDTNPDLRVAFNRFKAREEQVNQAIAGYMPTVDLTGGYGYEQTDSVSTRRRKNVGDVDSNGVAELNRGEFGISLKQMLFDGFYTSSEVDRYSFEASADQWALLAAAEDMALDVSKAYLNYLRTDEVLKLAEKNLNSHKEIYDQIKQRTDSGLGSTADLSQISGRLARANANVISARNNLLDAKAQFVRVVAADPVDLIQPVPDADMLPKDLNSSIADAEKNHPILKSAANDIRAAENERSSTQANYYPQVSLELNGSWNNDVGGEDGVSAIASQNVGGYSNDIVAMVRVKYNLFAGGKDLAREKESAYKLSEAKEIRQRAQREVVEGVNLAWNAYEMLAPQKQYIRDHVIAAKDTQSAYAQQFNLGQRSLLDLLDTENELFEARKDYLQAEYDETIAKYRVLNSTGRLLDSLKVTRPEAWRGERNYEGGANQ, from the coding sequence ATGAAGACTTTAGTAAGACGCCAATTTCAATGTTCAAAAATAGCGGTCCTGCTGTCAGCTATTTTGCTGCCACTATCCGCTCAAAGCCAAACACTTGAGCAAGCGGTTGCACACACACTCGATACAAACCCAGATCTACGAGTGGCGTTTAACCGCTTTAAAGCGAGAGAAGAGCAAGTGAATCAGGCAATTGCTGGTTACATGCCAACAGTTGATCTCACTGGTGGTTATGGCTACGAGCAAACAGATAGCGTATCAACCCGTCGACGTAAAAATGTCGGCGATGTCGATAGCAATGGCGTAGCAGAACTAAACCGTGGTGAGTTTGGTATTAGCCTAAAACAAATGCTGTTTGATGGCTTTTATACCAGTAGCGAAGTTGACCGTTATAGCTTTGAAGCCAGTGCAGACCAATGGGCACTTCTCGCTGCCGCCGAAGATATGGCGTTAGATGTCAGTAAAGCGTATCTCAACTATCTGCGCACCGATGAGGTATTAAAGCTGGCGGAGAAAAACCTCAACAGCCATAAAGAAATCTATGATCAAATTAAGCAACGTACTGACTCTGGCTTGGGCTCAACCGCCGATCTTTCACAAATTTCAGGACGTCTTGCAAGGGCTAATGCGAATGTGATTTCCGCGCGTAACAATTTACTCGATGCAAAAGCACAATTTGTGCGAGTCGTTGCGGCCGACCCCGTTGACTTGATTCAACCCGTTCCTGATGCCGATATGCTTCCTAAGGATTTAAACAGCAGTATTGCTGATGCCGAGAAAAATCATCCCATCCTTAAATCTGCAGCAAACGATATTCGTGCGGCTGAAAATGAGCGTTCATCAACCCAAGCCAACTATTATCCGCAAGTTTCATTAGAGCTAAATGGTAGCTGGAACAATGATGTTGGGGGTGAAGATGGTGTAAGCGCAATAGCAAGCCAAAACGTAGGTGGTTACAGTAACGATATCGTCGCCATGGTGCGAGTCAAATATAACCTCTTTGCAGGCGGTAAAGACCTTGCTCGCGAAAAAGAATCTGCTTACAAACTCAGTGAAGCCAAAGAAATCCGTCAGCGCGCACAAAGAGAAGTCGTAGAAGGGGTCAATCTGGCATGGAATGCCTACGAAATGTTAGCGCCTCAAAAGCAATACATACGTGACCATGTGATAGCCGCCAAAGATACTCAGTCTGCCTATGCGCAGCAATTTAACCTTGGCCAACGCAGCTTACTCGACTTACTTGATACTGAAAATGAGTTGTTCGAAGCACGTAAGGACTATTTACAAGCTGAATACGATGAAACCATTGCGAAATATCGTGTACTAAATTCGACTGGCCGCCTACTCGACTCACTCAAAGTAACCCGTCCTGAAGCATGGCGTGGAGAACGTAACTACGAAGGAGGAGCAAATCAATGA
- a CDS encoding OmpA family protein, which produces MKTSILLLSVTLLAGCSIRDTVNIDEMTTTQASDLSDKDGDGVIEARERCNETAKGAGTDNYGCGQIKSINERKEINVLFPNNSAYIAPEYYPQIEEVAIFLRQYPTTKVTIEGHTSRTGTDETNKELSQERANAVTAVLAERFGIDRSRLTAIGYGSSRPIVLEQTPEAEIRNRRVVAEVTGDDTATDMKWTIYSVDDTN; this is translated from the coding sequence ATGAAAACGTCTATCCTATTACTTAGCGTGACGCTTTTAGCGGGTTGCTCCATACGTGATACAGTCAATATTGACGAGATGACCACGACCCAGGCATCCGATCTTTCTGATAAGGATGGTGATGGTGTCATTGAAGCCCGTGAACGTTGTAACGAAACGGCAAAGGGTGCAGGCACGGATAACTACGGCTGTGGTCAAATAAAGTCAATTAATGAACGTAAGGAAATCAACGTATTATTTCCTAACAACTCAGCTTATATTGCACCTGAGTATTATCCTCAAATCGAAGAAGTGGCGATATTCTTACGTCAATATCCCACAACTAAAGTGACCATTGAAGGACACACAAGTCGTACAGGCACGGACGAAACAAACAAGGAATTATCGCAGGAGCGTGCTAATGCTGTTACCGCCGTTCTCGCCGAACGTTTCGGTATCGACAGAAGCCGACTGACAGCCATAGGCTATGGTTCAAGTCGTCCAATTGTTTTAGAGCAGACTCCTGAAGCTGAAATACGTAACCGTAGAGTCGTTGCAGAGGTGACGGGTGACGATACAGCAACAGATATGAAATGGACGATTTATTCCGTCGATGACACCAATTAA
- a CDS encoding transglutaminase-like cysteine peptidase → MNGRLKGNNAFFRACRSCLVVSALGISCLYAAPTQKLDEAKITSTLEKRYGERAGMRARAWFKVLAEASTVDEKEKLLKVNNFFNLFRFVDDIKLWGESNYWATPMEFIGVNGGDCEDFSIAKYFTLLELGVPEDKMRITMVKATSVNQYHMVLAYYDTPASIPLVLDNLDHVIKPATQRKDLIPVYSFNGKQLWLNKEQGRGVLAGSSTRLEKWNDLTHRLGVDRLRQPKLKLE, encoded by the coding sequence ATGAACGGCAGGCTAAAAGGTAACAATGCGTTTTTTCGAGCCTGCCGCTCATGCCTAGTTGTGTCTGCGTTAGGGATTAGCTGTCTATATGCTGCTCCAACTCAAAAACTCGATGAAGCCAAAATCACTTCTACGTTAGAAAAACGTTATGGTGAGCGAGCAGGTATGCGAGCAAGAGCTTGGTTTAAAGTGTTGGCGGAGGCAAGCACGGTTGACGAAAAAGAAAAGCTATTGAAAGTTAACAATTTTTTCAATTTATTCCGCTTCGTCGATGACATAAAATTATGGGGAGAATCAAACTATTGGGCCACTCCGATGGAGTTTATTGGAGTCAATGGTGGAGATTGTGAAGATTTTTCAATCGCCAAGTATTTCACGCTGCTTGAGTTAGGTGTACCCGAAGATAAGATGCGGATCACCATGGTTAAAGCAACCAGCGTGAATCAATATCATATGGTATTGGCTTACTATGATACGCCTGCGTCCATCCCTTTAGTGCTCGATAATCTCGATCATGTCATCAAACCTGCTACTCAACGTAAAGATCTGATCCCCGTTTACAGTTTTAACGGTAAACAATTATGGCTTAACAAAGAACAGGGACGAGGCGTTTTAGCTGGCTCGTCAACACGACTCGAAAAATGGAATGACCTAACCCATAGGTTAGGGGTTGATCGCTTAAGACAACCCAAATTAAAACTGGAGTAG
- a CDS encoding bifunctional diguanylate cyclase/phosphodiesterase produces MTLFRQIYSLLFSLFLLVVASLGYVQFTETQSFLTKQMESDLNNASTSLGLMLTPALEAGDTVAAETLVNVIFEGGYYNNIKLIWMVDGKQQEWNNPIKIDDVPQWFINLNLFKTIKKESTITSGWLQLAQLEITAHPGFGYHELWRIMSNTLIVFSLLFLVAIFTARLGLTWILKPLNALSEHAKKIAARQFGPDMPLPSTTELKDLVTAFNSMSAQLKHLFQSLDEEVGSLRKKNLTDPASGLPNRQYVVSRLNGWLSEPSSGALFLAKLDWLEEVHSKYGYQVRDETIRLLAEKLVQQLNEITPSVIARIAAFEFAFLVTDVEHDQISKYLQTLIRTINQEISKAGCKPNENFAIGVAERVGQMKVSDILAQADNALQKALKDNKTFHWFETTEQQIFTREQWRDNLSHAISNKKFKFRWQPIQFCNGDGVTQRELYCQLELGDKLTHAGQFMPYIELLSLGSLLDKCLIETVYEQKLLERNYEPLAINLTHQSLSDSQFHQWLNHFLRNAPQVERMCFEIPEAGVYSDLESCTRLCNIIRDNGAKFGIDHFGRQFGSMSYLQGLRPSYVKLDQSFAYYDEASHNSELCRAIINVAKGLDIQVIVTGIQEKAQLERFNELKTDAYQGFIAPPENIE; encoded by the coding sequence ATGACACTGTTTAGACAGATTTATTCGCTGCTTTTTAGCCTGTTCTTGTTAGTTGTAGCAAGTCTTGGCTATGTGCAATTTACGGAGACTCAAAGCTTTTTAACCAAGCAAATGGAATCGGATCTAAACAATGCCAGTACCTCGCTTGGTTTAATGCTGACACCCGCACTTGAGGCCGGAGATACCGTTGCAGCAGAAACCCTAGTCAACGTTATTTTTGAAGGCGGCTATTATAACAATATCAAACTGATATGGATGGTTGACGGCAAACAGCAGGAATGGAATAACCCTATTAAAATTGATGATGTACCTCAATGGTTTATCAATTTGAATCTCTTTAAAACCATCAAAAAAGAAAGCACTATTACCTCAGGGTGGTTACAACTAGCACAACTTGAAATTACGGCCCATCCCGGCTTTGGTTACCATGAATTATGGCGGATCATGTCCAACACTCTTATCGTATTTTCATTGCTGTTTTTGGTCGCCATCTTTACCGCAAGATTAGGACTAACGTGGATTTTAAAACCATTAAATGCCCTATCTGAACATGCCAAAAAGATTGCAGCGAGACAGTTTGGCCCCGATATGCCACTCCCTAGCACCACCGAATTAAAGGATTTGGTCACGGCATTTAATAGTATGTCAGCCCAACTCAAACACCTTTTTCAATCCCTAGATGAAGAAGTCGGCTCATTACGTAAAAAGAACCTCACCGATCCCGCCTCTGGACTTCCTAATCGTCAATATGTGGTCAGTCGTCTTAATGGCTGGCTAAGCGAACCTAGCAGTGGCGCACTATTTTTAGCTAAACTCGATTGGCTCGAAGAAGTACACAGTAAGTATGGATACCAAGTTCGCGATGAAACGATTCGCCTGCTCGCAGAGAAGCTAGTACAACAATTAAATGAAATCACACCATCGGTCATTGCACGGATTGCCGCTTTTGAGTTTGCCTTCCTTGTTACCGATGTCGAGCACGATCAAATTAGCAAATACCTGCAAACACTGATCCGCACAATCAATCAAGAAATCTCTAAAGCGGGTTGTAAACCCAATGAGAATTTTGCGATAGGAGTTGCAGAGCGCGTTGGACAAATGAAGGTTTCCGACATTCTTGCACAAGCGGATAATGCCTTGCAAAAAGCGCTAAAAGACAACAAAACCTTTCATTGGTTTGAGACGACAGAACAACAGATCTTCACTCGTGAGCAATGGCGCGACAACCTAAGCCACGCCATTAGCAACAAGAAATTTAAATTCCGCTGGCAGCCGATCCAGTTTTGTAATGGCGATGGCGTCACCCAACGGGAACTCTACTGCCAACTCGAACTGGGTGATAAACTTACCCATGCTGGGCAGTTTATGCCCTATATAGAGCTATTATCATTGGGTTCACTGCTCGATAAATGCTTAATCGAAACGGTTTACGAGCAAAAGCTGCTTGAGCGCAACTACGAGCCATTGGCAATAAACTTAACCCATCAAAGTCTCAGTGATAGTCAATTTCATCAATGGCTCAATCACTTCCTGCGTAATGCCCCACAGGTTGAACGAATGTGTTTCGAAATCCCAGAAGCGGGCGTTTATAGCGATTTAGAATCCTGTACGCGCCTTTGCAATATTATTAGGGATAATGGTGCTAAATTTGGTATTGACCATTTTGGCCGCCAATTTGGCTCAATGTCTTACCTACAAGGCTTAAGACCAAGCTATGTGAAACTCGATCAATCCTTTGCCTACTATGATGAGGCCTCACATAATAGCGAGCTCTGCCGCGCTATTATCAATGTCGCCAAGGGATTGGATATTCAAGTCATCGTTACAGGCATTCAAGAAAAAGCACAGCTAGAACGTTTTAATGAGCTTAAAACAGACGCCTATCAGGGCTTTATTGCTCCACCAGAGAATATCGAATAA
- a CDS encoding sensor domain-containing diguanylate cyclase: MFRDEDETTPPRAREVERLKKRLYRLKYLAHKYKRAEVVQNALLELSHIATQVSSLEEFYLGVHHHLKQLISADNFFIATLDVNSGAISVPFFADEKDAHPSQLYPEQSLSTLLQQGLTGYVFRTGQTLLCDESKVDELVNAEEIVNLGSPCHLWLGVPIKHEDIVTAVLVVQTYDTNVSYGDIEVELMTFICHHITGVMERLKHQEQLEQAIQQRTKELSQAYDKLKQEVYERRRAERLQKSLFEIAELASSGSDNPVFYTQLHNVIRHLIPANNCYIALLNEESTHLTFPFYVSQIENQHPGARPLQDGLTEYMLKHKRPLLLDQNDINNLIAAKEIYAKAPTLNHTQTMHQWIGIPLFIHDEVRGALTIYSFSMTQNYQTKDLELLTFVSQHIGAAIEKKLAAESLRRSYEELEEKVAARTTALAELNKDLEKEIRQRRNMEAKLVHDAKHDALTGLPNRAMFMERLNHAIKHVRRHSLEQFALLFIDLDRFKLINDTMGHLEGDRFLIETATRLRSCIRSNDTLARLGGDEFVILLDTINDMNDARDVAERVIRKISQSYHFGTIEFHSGASIGITISGNKLDTSESMLRNADTAMYQAKANGKGCYVIFDDSASQQKMQDIAFENDFRQALQADELQLNFLPIVDLQTRQTRSLECRLSWEHPQWGSIPQEVLNKLAEQANLQVELDKYAIRLLDKCYHQLLISHGDNLDLHLMLSSQHLKHKHVLRGLKTTLKQTQLPLSQLWLFFNEKALVQETENHISGFELLNKLGVNLGISHYGSGHSPLNSLLFLPLKGLKLDANITKQLQDEQHIKLMSAYQKAASTLELQTFVDGLQSPEQINIFHALGYRFGQGCALASPFALVETQQLVCA; this comes from the coding sequence ATGTTTAGGGATGAAGATGAGACTACCCCACCTCGAGCTCGTGAGGTTGAGCGCTTAAAAAAGAGACTTTATCGCCTTAAATATTTGGCACATAAGTACAAGCGTGCGGAAGTGGTTCAAAATGCGTTACTCGAATTGTCCCATATTGCCACTCAGGTTTCCTCGCTGGAGGAATTTTACTTAGGGGTTCACCACCATCTAAAACAGCTTATCTCCGCGGATAATTTTTTTATCGCGACTCTCGATGTGAATAGCGGTGCCATTTCAGTTCCCTTCTTTGCGGATGAGAAAGACGCGCATCCTTCCCAACTTTATCCAGAGCAGTCACTATCAACACTGTTACAGCAAGGGTTAACAGGTTATGTATTTCGCACGGGACAAACCCTATTGTGCGATGAATCTAAAGTTGATGAGCTAGTCAACGCAGAAGAGATTGTCAACCTAGGTTCTCCTTGTCACCTTTGGCTGGGAGTGCCCATTAAGCATGAAGACATAGTCACTGCGGTACTTGTAGTGCAAACCTATGATACCAATGTGAGTTATGGCGATATCGAAGTCGAGTTAATGACCTTTATTTGCCACCATATTACTGGCGTGATGGAAAGGCTTAAGCATCAAGAACAATTAGAGCAAGCTATACAACAACGTACTAAAGAGCTTAGCCAAGCCTACGATAAGCTTAAGCAAGAAGTGTATGAGAGGCGCAGAGCTGAGCGACTCCAAAAATCCTTATTTGAAATTGCAGAACTAGCAAGCTCTGGTTCGGATAATCCAGTGTTTTACACTCAGCTACATAATGTAATCCGTCATCTGATCCCAGCCAATAACTGCTACATTGCCCTGTTAAATGAGGAAAGTACCCACTTAACCTTCCCGTTTTATGTCTCCCAAATAGAAAATCAACACCCTGGGGCTCGGCCATTACAGGATGGGCTCACAGAGTATATGCTCAAACACAAGCGCCCCCTGCTACTAGACCAAAATGATATTAATAACCTGATTGCCGCAAAAGAAATTTACGCTAAGGCGCCGACGCTTAATCACACCCAAACGATGCATCAATGGATTGGCATCCCGTTGTTTATCCATGATGAAGTACGCGGCGCGCTAACCATTTATAGCTTTAGCATGACTCAAAACTACCAAACGAAAGATTTGGAGTTACTTACCTTTGTATCACAGCATATTGGGGCTGCGATCGAGAAAAAACTCGCCGCGGAGTCATTACGCCGTAGTTATGAAGAGCTAGAAGAAAAAGTGGCTGCTCGGACAACAGCCCTTGCTGAACTCAATAAAGATCTAGAGAAAGAGATCCGCCAGCGCCGCAATATGGAAGCAAAACTCGTCCATGATGCTAAACACGATGCGCTAACCGGACTGCCCAATCGCGCCATGTTTATGGAGCGACTTAATCACGCTATTAAACACGTTCGCCGCCATAGCCTAGAGCAGTTTGCCCTGTTGTTTATCGATCTTGACCGCTTTAAGCTCATTAACGACACCATGGGACATTTAGAGGGCGATAGGTTTTTAATTGAAACAGCCACTCGCTTACGTTCCTGTATCCGCAGTAACGATACTCTAGCCAGACTCGGTGGTGATGAGTTTGTCATCCTGCTCGATACCATCAACGACATGAACGATGCGCGTGATGTTGCCGAACGGGTTATCCGAAAAATCTCCCAGTCCTATCATTTTGGGACGATCGAGTTCCATTCGGGTGCCAGCATCGGGATTACTATCAGTGGTAATAAGTTGGATACCAGTGAGTCAATGTTACGCAATGCCGACACAGCGATGTACCAAGCCAAGGCAAATGGTAAAGGTTGTTATGTGATTTTTGACGATAGTGCCTCACAGCAAAAAATGCAGGATATTGCTTTCGAGAATGATTTTAGACAGGCACTGCAAGCGGATGAGTTACAGCTCAACTTCCTGCCGATTGTCGATTTACAAACCAGACAAACCCGTTCCTTAGAATGTCGATTAAGCTGGGAGCACCCCCAATGGGGAAGTATCCCACAGGAAGTCCTGAACAAATTAGCCGAGCAAGCAAACTTACAAGTTGAGCTGGATAAGTATGCGATTCGCTTATTGGATAAGTGTTATCACCAACTATTGATAAGCCATGGAGATAACCTTGATTTACATCTTATGCTTTCCAGTCAACACCTTAAGCATAAGCATGTACTACGTGGGCTTAAAACCACCCTAAAGCAAACTCAGCTTCCTCTCTCTCAGTTATGGTTATTTTTTAATGAAAAAGCCTTGGTTCAAGAAACGGAGAATCACATTAGCGGCTTTGAATTATTAAATAAACTGGGCGTGAACTTAGGGATTAGCCACTACGGAAGCGGTCATAGTCCGTTAAATAGTTTGTTGTTTCTGCCATTAAAAGGCCTCAAGCTTGATGCGAATATCACTAAACAATTACAGGATGAACAACATATTAAGCTAATGTCGGCCTATCAAAAGGCGGCCTCAACCTTGGAGTTACAAACCTTTGTCGACGGGCTGCAATCCCCTGAGCAAATCAATATATTTCATGCGCTAGGTTACCGCTTTGGCCAAGGTTGTGCCTTAGCCTCTCCTTTTGCCTTAGTGGAAACGCAGCAACTGGTTTGCGCATAA